The Flexivirga oryzae genome has a segment encoding these proteins:
- a CDS encoding response regulator, whose product MSADAPVRVVLADDHPMYRYGVAAVLASEPRVELVGEAQSGRELLALVERTGPDVVVTDLRMPDLDGIAVTRELGMTNPDLPVLVLTMHDDDESVFGAMRAGARGYLLKGADADELIATIRTVAAGGTAFGPSVARRIVGFYLESTSRFAQGAFPELTTREREVLDLLAAGRRNSAIAATLGLSDKTVRNHLSAILTKLQVSDRSAAIVRAREAGLGRER is encoded by the coding sequence GTGAGCGCCGACGCGCCCGTCCGGGTGGTCCTGGCGGACGACCACCCGATGTACCGCTACGGAGTGGCGGCGGTGCTGGCCTCCGAGCCGCGGGTCGAGCTGGTCGGCGAGGCGCAGAGCGGGCGGGAGTTGCTCGCTCTGGTCGAACGGACCGGGCCGGACGTCGTCGTCACCGACCTGCGGATGCCGGACCTGGACGGCATCGCCGTCACCCGCGAACTGGGTATGACGAACCCGGACCTGCCGGTGCTGGTGCTGACGATGCACGACGACGACGAAAGCGTCTTCGGCGCGATGCGTGCCGGCGCCAGGGGGTATCTGCTCAAGGGCGCCGACGCGGACGAACTGATCGCCACGATCCGGACCGTTGCTGCGGGTGGCACGGCCTTCGGCCCGTCGGTCGCGCGCCGCATCGTGGGCTTCTACCTGGAGTCCACGAGCCGCTTCGCGCAAGGGGCCTTCCCCGAGCTGACCACGCGCGAACGCGAGGTTCTGGACCTGCTCGCGGCAGGTCGCCGCAACTCGGCGATCGCGGCCACGCTCGGGCTCAGCGACAAGACCGTCCGCAACCACCTGTCGGCCATTCTCACCAAACTGCAGGTGTCGGATCGCTCGGCCGCGATCGTGCGGGCGCGAGAGGCGGGTCTGGGACGCGAGCGGTGA
- a CDS encoding NUDIX domain-containing protein, with translation MTDESRKALRDNAFEVLRAAAPSPTRDAFVDHLAAYDDALWRDGPPEHFTAGAVVFSHDLTRVLLVLHKKARLWLQPGGHFEPGDRTVAGAAVREATEESGIDGLRAVPGALFLHRHDLTAAFGRCTAHWDLRIAAVAPEGARIAVSDESDDVRWWPAHALPEPTDPDLADCIGFLRGQLVSA, from the coding sequence GTGACGGACGAGAGCCGAAAAGCACTGCGGGACAACGCCTTCGAGGTGCTTCGCGCGGCTGCTCCCAGCCCCACCCGGGATGCTTTCGTGGATCACCTCGCGGCATACGACGACGCGCTCTGGCGCGACGGCCCGCCCGAGCACTTCACCGCCGGCGCGGTCGTCTTCTCCCACGACCTGACGCGGGTGCTGCTGGTGCTGCACAAGAAGGCCCGGCTGTGGCTGCAGCCCGGCGGGCACTTCGAGCCGGGCGACCGGACCGTCGCGGGCGCCGCCGTGCGTGAGGCGACCGAGGAGTCCGGCATCGACGGGCTGCGCGCGGTGCCCGGTGCGCTCTTCCTGCACCGGCACGACCTGACCGCGGCCTTCGGCCGGTGCACCGCGCACTGGGACCTGCGGATCGCCGCCGTGGCCCCCGAGGGCGCACGCATCGCGGTCTCGGACGAGTCCGACGACGTGCGCTGGTGGCCCGCACACGCGCTGCCGGAGCCGACCGACCCGGACCTGGCCGACTGCATCGGTTTCCTTCGGGGCCAACTGGTTTCGGCCTGA
- a CDS encoding sensor histidine kinase, with protein HRWTIRRLARAASPEREQLAWLLVSVLPIIVAILVGPPVVLFVVTLLTTVTLLVGIVRYELFDVKLILRSGLLYGALIGLAAGAYFAAVAAAGIVSSSTAVPTFFAAAVVALLARPAYIGLSRWIGRFVYGDRTDPARALGRLGPGMEGALGPDLDAVVAAVAHSLRSPYVEVVGADGQVLATAGRPQQHAAQEIALSRDTDRVGTLRVCWRTPTDPPSRAERALVEVLAVSVAVAVHATRLARDVEESRARVIEVRAAERSRLRADLHDGVGPSLSGAALGIEAALRTDRLEDTREILAVVHGEIKQLVREIRCLIDDLGPAGLEHGRLPEALAAHASAVNALGVVHVTVAVDALPPVTLPVEVAAHRIATEAITNVVRHSGATTAHVSLRCDERSLVLEVSDDGVGLDGSTPGVGRGSMRERAESVGGTLTLGDRSPHGTCVRAELPLQEPR; from the coding sequence CCATCGCTGGACCATCCGCCGGCTCGCCAGGGCGGCGTCCCCCGAGCGCGAACAGCTGGCCTGGCTGCTGGTTTCCGTGCTGCCGATCATCGTCGCGATCCTGGTCGGGCCGCCGGTCGTCCTCTTCGTCGTCACCCTGCTGACGACGGTGACGCTGCTGGTCGGGATCGTGCGGTACGAGTTGTTCGACGTGAAGCTGATCCTGCGCAGCGGGCTGCTGTACGGCGCGCTCATCGGTCTCGCCGCCGGTGCCTATTTCGCGGCGGTCGCTGCCGCCGGCATCGTGTCGTCCTCCACCGCGGTGCCGACGTTCTTCGCGGCCGCCGTGGTGGCGCTGCTCGCGCGCCCGGCATACATCGGCCTCTCCCGCTGGATCGGCCGGTTCGTGTATGGCGACCGCACCGACCCGGCACGCGCCCTCGGCCGGCTCGGCCCGGGCATGGAGGGCGCGCTCGGACCCGACCTGGACGCGGTGGTCGCCGCGGTGGCCCACTCGCTGCGCTCGCCCTACGTCGAGGTGGTGGGTGCGGACGGTCAGGTGCTGGCGACCGCCGGTCGACCGCAGCAGCATGCGGCGCAGGAGATCGCCCTGAGCCGGGACACCGACCGGGTCGGCACGCTGCGGGTCTGCTGGCGGACACCCACCGACCCGCCGTCGCGCGCGGAACGTGCCCTGGTCGAGGTGCTCGCGGTGTCGGTCGCCGTGGCGGTCCACGCCACCCGGCTCGCCCGGGACGTGGAGGAGTCACGGGCGCGGGTGATCGAGGTGCGGGCGGCCGAGCGCAGCAGGTTGAGGGCGGACCTGCACGACGGCGTCGGCCCGTCCCTGTCGGGGGCCGCGCTCGGCATCGAGGCCGCGTTGCGCACCGACCGGCTCGAAGACACCCGCGAGATCCTGGCAGTGGTGCACGGTGAGATCAAGCAGCTCGTCCGTGAGATTCGTTGCCTGATAGACGATCTCGGCCCTGCCGGGCTGGAGCACGGTCGTCTGCCGGAGGCATTGGCGGCACATGCGTCGGCCGTCAACGCGCTGGGCGTGGTGCACGTGACCGTCGCCGTGGACGCGCTGCCGCCCGTCACCCTCCCGGTCGAGGTGGCGGCGCACCGGATCGCCACGGAGGCGATCACCAACGTGGTGCGGCACTCCGGCGCCACCACGGCGCACGTGTCGTTGCGTTGCGACGAGCGGTCGCTGGTGCTGGAGGTGTCCGACGACGGCGTCGGGCTGGACGGGTCGACGCCGGGTGTCGGCAGGGGATCGATGCGTGAGCGGGCCGAGTCGGTCGGCGGCACCCTCACCCTGGGCGACCGGTCGCCGCACGGCACCTGCGTGCGGGCGGAGCTGCCGCTGCAGGAGCCGCGGTGA